The following coding sequences are from one Calypte anna isolate BGI_N300 chromosome 18, bCalAnn1_v1.p, whole genome shotgun sequence window:
- the LOC103533889 gene encoding LOW QUALITY PROTEIN: TBC1 domain family member 24 (The sequence of the model RefSeq protein was modified relative to this genomic sequence to represent the inferred CDS: inserted 2 bases in 1 codon; deleted 9 bases in 8 codons; substituted 1 base at 1 genomic stop codon), translated as MFGSSPVTIVITPEADTWDTDSSSCLGCGQFVDWDRMPDPEHQGHIPQDILSKPLKELKKLAREGCWAVSHGLRAQVYHQLLQQVPVPPCHPDAPVYRDVVSRLFGKLSVNSHPLPEFLEGCSMPTYCLNPEGVTALKKILICVGSLFPDITYSPILPSLVALLLHYSEDEAQCFENISRLLASNAPHTSYIDQSFLAHQASCMTFGDLANKHCPAAHKLIAGTSENVFEVYSEWLSWLFQDLPSGTCIRVFDVYLLEGQKVLYRIAPGPAEAVRLSVTSSELEGTDIKGTCRLFVQNIAEHVSVDKLLERAFGIRLFSRKEIWLLQMANRKALMERAXTWCRAGSPVHLAVDVQSFSSSTVTAQEMRIICPGXPERFSLFPPLLLFSTSEDGCSLQRFYTCCEGYEPTVLLIKTAEGEVCGAFLSSDWSERKKSGTTSGFFGTGECFVFTVRPEAEKYEWVLIKKPELAKAVPRSRQRSPSPRACSSPDGSTSSNHLTVPVPQRKGRLSPFLAIRHFLLPSKTASMFMSGSREGIVIGGGGGQALSLDANLLWGHTEHCETFDNPPLCQENFKVQLLEVWGFQNTKVL; from the exons ATGTTTGGCTCATCTCCAGTCACCATCGTGATCACACCCGAGGCTGACACCTGGGACACTGACTCCTCCTCTTGTCTGGGCTGCGGGCAGTTTGTGGATTGGGACAGGATGCCAGATCCAGAGCACCAAGGGCACATCCCCCAGGACATCCTCAGCAAGCCCCTGAAGGAGCTGAAAAAGCTGGCAAGAGAAGGCTGCTGGGCAGTGAGCCATGGTCTGAGGGCTCAGGTGTAccaccagctgctccagcaggtcCCCGTGCCACCGTGTCACCCCGATGCCCCTGTCTACAGGGACGTGGTGAGCCGGCTCTTTGGGAAGCTGAGCGTGAACTCCCACCCTTTGCCCGAGTTCCTGGAAGGATGCTCCATGCCCACGTACTGCCTCAACCCGGAGGGGGTCACCGCCTTGAAGAAGATCCTCATCTGTGTTGGCAGCCTTTTCCCTGACATAACCTACAGCCCGATCCTCCCTTCCctggtggctctgctgctgcactaCAGCGAGGATGAAGCTCAGTGCTTTGAGAACATCTCT CGCCTCCTCGCCAGCAACGCTCCCCACACCAGCTACATCGATCAGTCCTTCCTGGCCCACCAGGCCTCCTGTATGACTTTTGGGGATCTGGCCAACAAGCAC TGCCCAGCAGCTCACAAACTCATTGCCGGCACCTCTGAGAATGTCTTTGAGGTCTACTCTGAGTGGTTA TCCTGGCTCTTCCAAGACCTCCCTTCAGGTACGTGCATCCGTGTCTTTGATGTCTAC CTGCTGGAGGGGCAGAAGGTCCTTTAC CGCATCGCCCCTGGCCCTGCTGAAGCAGTCAGGCTCTCGGTCACCTCCTCTGAGCTGGAGGGCACAGACATCAAAGGC ACCTGCAGGCTTTTTGTGCAGAACATTGCTGAGCACGTCAGCGTCGACAAACTCCTGGAGAGAGCCTTTGGCATCCGGCTT TTCTCCCGCAAGGAAATCTGGCTCCTCCAGATGGCCAACAGGAAGGCGTTGATGGAGAGGGCATAAACATGGTGCAGAGCAG GCAGTCCCGTCCACCTGGCTGTGGACGTGCAGAGCTTCAGCTCCAGCACTGTCACAGCCCAGGAGATGCGGATCATCTGTCCTGG TCCGGAGcgcttctcccttttccccccactgctgctc ttctccacCTCAGAAGATGGGTGCAGCCTGCAGAG GTTTTACACGTGCTGTGAAGGCTACGAACCGACGGTGCTGCTGATCAAAACAGCAGAGGGGGAG GTGTGTGGGGCATTCCTCTCCTCTGACTGGAGTGAAAGGAAGAAGAGCGGGACAACATCGGGATTTTTTGGGACAGGAGAGTGTTTTGTGTTCACT GTGCGTCCCGAGGCAGAGAAGTACGAGTGGGTGTTGATCAAGAAGCCAGAGCTGGCCAAAGCCGTGCCACGCTCCCGCCAGCGGTCACCTTCCCCTCGCGCCTGCTCCTCCCCAGATGGCAGCACCAGCTCAAACCATCTCACTGTGCCCGTGCCACAGAGGAAAGGCAGGCTGTCCCCCTTCCTGGCCATCAGGCacttccttctgccttccaaAACAGCCTCCATGTTCATGTCTGGGTCACGGGAAGGCATCGTTATTG GTGGGGGGGGAGGCCAAGCTCTGTCCCTCGATGCCAACCTGCTCTGGGGTCACACCGAGCACTGCGAGACCTTTGACAACCCTCCCCTCTGCCAGGAGAACTTCAAGGTGCAGCTCTTGGAAGTGTGGGGCTTCCAAAACACCAAAGTCCTGTAG